The proteins below come from a single Eubacterium limosum genomic window:
- a CDS encoding sugar transferase, which translates to MSKKKIIGIIAGGTVAVTAVAAHILKRRANKLVYKANAMNSISTRKMGFYEKYVKRAMDVVCAGSAIIVFSPLYVIVALLVKFKLGSPVLFTQDRPGLIESDGKETIFKMYKFRTMTDEKDEDGNLLPDAVRLTKFGAWLRSTSLDELPEAFNIVNGTMSIIGPRPQLVRDMTFMTDEQRMRHTAKPGLSGLAQVNGRNAITWEEKLQLDLKYLERISFTGDVKIILDTVKKAFLKQEGIVQEDMPTAEDFGDYLLRTEQIDNELYADRQQSAKQLLNRSNEIIGSEENLQMIKDEATSKKYSVLMSLYKKENPEYLKIALDSMINQTVKPDEIILVEDGPLTDELYTVLNEYNQYLHRIKNETNLGLGLALNVGLKECRNELVARMDTDDCSKPDRCEKQMKRFEEKPYLSIVGSHVDEFVGDISNIVSKRTVPTTSKEIYNFAKKRSAFNHPAVMYRKSKVLEQGGYADLKRNQDVDLFGRMLYSGDKAENIDESLLWFRSSDELAKRRKSWQNTWSYIATIRKFWKMGYSSFFDYAFVGIAQTGMYVMPIKVQNLLYKKYLRN; encoded by the coding sequence GTGTCTAAAAAGAAAATAATCGGGATAATTGCTGGAGGAACTGTGGCTGTTACAGCAGTTGCCGCACATATATTAAAAAGGCGAGCAAATAAACTTGTATATAAAGCAAACGCTATGAATTCAATTTCCACCAGAAAAATGGGGTTCTATGAAAAATATGTAAAACGTGCTATGGATGTAGTATGTGCAGGAAGTGCAATCATCGTGTTTAGTCCTTTATATGTAATTGTTGCTTTATTGGTGAAATTTAAGTTAGGGTCCCCAGTATTGTTCACTCAGGATAGGCCAGGACTCATTGAATCAGATGGTAAAGAAACAATTTTCAAGATGTATAAATTTCGCACAATGACTGATGAAAAGGATGAAGATGGCAATCTGCTTCCAGATGCTGTCAGATTAACTAAATTTGGGGCGTGGCTGCGTTCGACATCACTGGATGAGCTGCCAGAAGCTTTTAATATAGTAAATGGAACAATGTCCATCATAGGGCCTAGACCGCAATTAGTACGGGATATGACGTTTATGACAGATGAGCAGAGAATGCGTCATACGGCTAAACCAGGTCTCAGTGGATTGGCTCAAGTAAATGGGAGAAATGCAATTACTTGGGAAGAGAAATTACAATTGGATTTAAAATACTTAGAAAGAATCAGTTTTACTGGTGATGTCAAAATAATTTTGGATACTGTTAAAAAGGCTTTTTTAAAGCAAGAGGGTATTGTTCAAGAGGATATGCCCACAGCTGAAGATTTTGGAGATTATTTATTAAGAACAGAACAAATTGATAACGAATTATATGCCGATAGGCAGCAATCAGCTAAACAATTATTAAATAGAAGCAATGAAATAATAGGAAGTGAAGAAAATCTACAAATGATTAAGGATGAAGCGACATCTAAAAAGTACAGTGTTTTAATGTCTTTATATAAAAAAGAAAATCCAGAGTATTTAAAAATAGCATTAGACAGCATGATAAATCAAACTGTAAAGCCAGATGAGATTATTTTAGTTGAAGATGGACCGCTTACGGATGAACTATATACGGTTTTAAATGAGTACAATCAATATCTCCATAGAATAAAAAATGAAACTAATTTAGGATTAGGCCTTGCATTAAATGTTGGATTAAAAGAATGTAGAAATGAATTAGTAGCTAGAATGGATACGGATGATTGCTCTAAACCTGATCGTTGTGAAAAACAGATGAAAAGATTTGAAGAAAAACCATATTTGTCTATTGTTGGTTCACATGTTGATGAATTTGTTGGCGATATATCAAATATTGTTTCAAAACGGACAGTTCCGACAACCTCAAAAGAAATATATAACTTTGCAAAAAAGAGATCTGCGTTTAATCATCCAGCAGTAATGTATCGCAAGAGCAAGGTTCTTGAACAGGGCGGATATGCAGACTTAAAGAGAAATCAGGATGTTGATTTATTTGGTAGAATGCTATATTCAGGCGATAAAGCAGAAAATATTGACGAATCTCTTTTGTGGTTTAGAAGCTCAGATGAGCTTGCGAAGAGAAGGAAAAGTTGGCAGAATACTTGGAGTTATATTGCAACAATACGTAAATTCTGGAAAATGGGATACTCTTCATTTTTTGATTATGCGTTTGTTGGAATTGCCCAGACAGGAATGTACGTGATGCCAATAAAAGTTCAGAACTTATTGTATAAAAAATATTTGAGGAATTGA
- a CDS encoding DegT/DnrJ/EryC1/StrS family aminotransferase — protein MFNPTNHEFEKFENKVWLSSPTMHGSELEYMTDAYQTNWMSTVGANINEIERLTCEKIGCKYAVALSAGTAALHMAVKLAGVKPSQKILSSDMTFDATINPVVYEGGEPVFIDTEYDTWNMDPVALKKAFELYPDAKVVVVAHLYGTPGKIDEIKKICDLHGATIIEDAAESFGATYKGKQTGAFGNYNAISFNGNKIITGSAGGMFLTDSLEDANKIRKWSTQSRENAPWYQHEELGYNYRMSNVIAGVVRGQLPYLDEHIAQKKAIYERYKEGLKDLPVSMNPFDAEKSVPNYWLSCMIINPEAMCKQVRGEQEVLYTPEAGKSCPTEILDAIASINAEGRPIWKPMHMQPIYRMNGFVTREGDGRAKTNAYISGGLVGADGNPLDVGMDIFHRGLCLPSDNKMTAEQQDRIIEVIRACFE, from the coding sequence ATGTTCAATCCAACGAATCATGAGTTTGAGAAATTTGAAAATAAAGTTTGGTTAAGCAGTCCGACTATGCATGGTTCAGAACTTGAATATATGACGGATGCATATCAGACAAACTGGATGTCCACTGTAGGCGCTAATATTAATGAGATAGAAAGACTTACCTGTGAAAAAATAGGCTGTAAATACGCAGTAGCTTTATCAGCAGGGACAGCTGCTTTACATATGGCAGTTAAGTTAGCAGGTGTAAAACCGTCGCAAAAAATTCTATCGAGTGATATGACGTTCGATGCAACGATTAACCCTGTTGTATATGAAGGTGGAGAACCTGTCTTTATTGATACGGAATATGATACTTGGAATATGGATCCAGTTGCGTTGAAAAAAGCGTTCGAATTATATCCAGATGCTAAAGTTGTTGTAGTAGCACATCTTTACGGTACACCTGGAAAGATTGATGAAATAAAAAAGATTTGTGACTTACATGGAGCAACAATTATCGAAGATGCAGCGGAGTCTTTTGGTGCTACATATAAAGGAAAACAGACAGGAGCTTTTGGAAACTATAATGCTATCAGTTTTAATGGAAATAAGATTATTACTGGAAGTGCAGGAGGTATGTTCTTAACTGATAGCTTAGAGGATGCTAATAAGATTCGTAAGTGGTCTACTCAGTCAAGAGAGAATGCACCATGGTATCAGCATGAAGAGCTAGGATATAACTATAGAATGAGTAATGTGATTGCTGGAGTTGTTAGAGGTCAGTTACCTTATCTTGATGAGCATATTGCACAGAAAAAAGCTATCTATGAAAGATATAAAGAAGGATTAAAAGACTTACCTGTATCCATGAATCCTTTTGATGCTGAGAAGAGCGTACCAAACTACTGGCTGTCTTGTATGATCATCAATCCTGAAGCAATGTGTAAACAGGTAAGGGGAGAGCAAGAAGTTCTTTATACTCCAGAAGCTGGAAAGAGCTGTCCTACAGAAATTCTAGATGCTATCGCAAGTATCAATGCAGAAGGTAGACCAATTTGGAAACCGATGCATATGCAGCCAATCTATCGTATGAATGGATTTGTAACTAGAGAAGGTGACGGCAGAGCAAAAACGAATGCATACATATCAGGTGGTTTAGTTGGTGCGGATGGAAATCCTTTAGATGTCGGAATGGACATCTTCCATAGAGGATTATGTTTACCAAGTGACAATAAGATGACAGCAGAACAGCAGGATAGAATTATAGAAGTGATTAGAGCTTGTTTTGAATAA